ACGTCAGCCCCGCGATCTCGAGGTTTTTGGCATTGCAGAATAACACCTGATAAGTGCGCCAGCCCCAAAAATCGCCGGTCATGTCCTGTTCTTCGTTTAAAACCGTGTGAAAACCCCTGCGGTTTTTTTCGCAGCCCTCGATCACGGCTTTTCCGCGCCCCAGAATTTTTACGTTTTCCAATTGCGTAATCTCGAGTGCATGTTCATACGGCTTTTCTGGATCGAGTTTGATATTCGCTCCGCGAAAAACGTTGTCATAAGCCTCATCGGCCTGTTTGATCGTGCAGTCGTCGACGATCACGGTCATATCCGAGCCGACTTCAATTGCTTTCGAAATTATAAACTCTCGCCCGCGAAAAATCACCGTGCTGCCTTTTTGCTGTTTTGCTTCGTTTAAACAAGAGGCAATCTGCTCATCGTCGCTTTTCCCCGGAAATGTATCCACATAAAACGTGTTATCCATATTCTCATTCCTCCGCTCCGTACTAAAATTGATTATAGCACAGTTCTTGCCAAAAAAGAAACCCGCCCCCGGATAAACCGAGGGCGAGTCGCTTTGGTTTCCACCTGCCAATATTAAGCTTGAAATAATCCAAAATACTCTGCAACTTCATCCGCAGTTTGTTCGACGGTTGAATGCTCATCCCACATCATATGTTTTATCCCGTATTGGTTCGTTTTGCGGAAAAATTCGCATTTGCTTTTAACCCGTTGTGCATTTACCTTTTGACTCAACTTTTCTTTTTCATCTTCGGAAATATCACGACAACGAATCTCGCTTTCATACCGGTCGAAAAAATTGTCCCATGTTTTGTCGTTGGAGATTTGAACGGCATGTGTTACAAATTGAATGATGCTGTCGATGTCAATATCGTTTTCACAGATGATCTTATCATGCGTTGCCGACAGTTGAATCAAATCCATAATCACCATCGGCGTGAAATCGTGCACGATATCATGCTCCCACTGCATGGCATCATCCGGGTCCAGCGACCAAAAATCCGGGATGTTTTCTTCAAAGCGGCATAATCCCGGCTGAAACCGGGGATCGGCATTCAGAGAATGTTTTTTCCGGTTTTTACAGGTGTGGTAGACAAAAATGCCGTATCTGCGCCCGAGCTCATCCGCCACTGCGATTCCCTCGTTGCTCCCCCAAATAAAATAGACATTTTGCAGCATCCGCTTCATGACATTTTCGGGGATCGACAATCTGGATGCGGCTTTTTCCTCCAGCTTATCCGCCACTTCAAACAGCCGGTTCACCGGTGAGGGGTTGCCGGTATACTCTACATTCACAAGCTGCGTTTCAATTTCCTTTGCCTTGTCATATAACAGTTTTACGTCGGAATCCTTCGTGAAATCGGCCTGTTCAATTTGGCGGATAAATGCAATCACAATCTCTTTTAATTCATGCAGAAGCGCAACTTCCTCATCAATATCATTGACCTTTTTCCCGAGCACTTCCAAAACAACTTCCGAACCGGCTGTGTTAAAAATACGTTGAATGTCCTTGATACTGATGTTGAGTTTACGCAGAATCAAAATCTGCTCCAGTCGTTTTACATTGGCGTCGTCATACATTCTGTACGCATAATCATTGCCTTTTACGCTTTGGATCAACCCCATGTCCTCATAATACTTCAA
This DNA window, taken from Oscillospiraceae bacterium, encodes the following:
- a CDS encoding MerR family transcriptional regulator, with amino-acid sequence MDEIGELIKIREVSLKYGISARALKYYEDMGLIQSVKGNDYAYRMYDDANVKRLEQILILRKLNISIKDIQRIFNTAGSEVVLEVLGKKVNDIDEEVALLHELKEIVIAFIRQIEQADFTKDSDVKLLYDKAKEIETQLVNVEYTGNPSPVNRLFEVADKLEEKAASRLSIPENVMKRMLQNVYFIWGSNEGIAVADELGRRYGIFVYHTCKNRKKHSLNADPRFQPGLCRFEENIPDFWSLDPDDAMQWEHDIVHDFTPMVIMDLIQLSATHDKIICENDIDIDSIIQFVTHAVQISNDKTWDNFFDRYESEIRCRDISEDEKEKLSQKVNAQRVKSKCEFFRKTNQYGIKHMMWDEHSTVEQTADEVAEYFGLFQA